The following proteins are encoded in a genomic region of Aquifex aeolicus VF5:
- a CDS encoding ATP-binding protein: protein MTLKTKIILLVILLTALPALLSLLHYYSMKRELIQKALERNREIVEKLADRVDMYISETLHSIASKVNQYKGYGLNEREIIWKITGEVYGVFEGAFYSPEGKLITSASREKVNPNFPERISPEGRSKLLYTPYLEPYVRVLYKDEEFGITFGYYIFSLDLSAFWNRLVNRYKGLEAFLLDENSRLIAFPDTRFYDGRKIPLREGIYRSDFLGTDVIGTFAKSKGGKWIVYAEEPLIYVLSPLENYRKEVILAGLFTSFSGGILCLIIIIRIFKPLENFKDYVVSWAKENLSENLKLKDDVEIFLKTFRSLIKKVEEEKKIYEAFFKNSFDGVVLFDTSLKVSNVNENFCEIFQVKKDEVIGKSMEDLIGERLPLKNTFIREVELKLGKKHYCSLRQGILIIEDVPYVVWWLKDLSKEKELRGMLERTSKLAVAGEIACSLAHQLNTPLASIMGYAELLNLSEKDQRTKEKLDLIIKQAHRCKEIIGKMLYLGKVDSRPAYVNLEELILEVLEILEPKARKKGVNVRFENGDAGKIFGFPWQIEQILINILDNAIDALPEGESIYIKLKKEEEYVVLEVKDKGKGFEDPEKAFEPFYTTKQNGTGLGLSIVKTFVEGMNGKIEVKNCSGALVKVYLPEVAESERFGN, encoded by the coding sequence ATGACGTTAAAGACAAAGATCATCTTACTCGTGATTCTCCTGACCGCTTTACCTGCACTCCTTTCGCTCCTTCACTACTACTCCATGAAAAGGGAATTAATACAGAAAGCTCTCGAACGAAACAGGGAAATCGTTGAAAAACTCGCGGACAGAGTGGATATGTACATATCAGAAACGCTTCATTCAATAGCTTCAAAGGTGAATCAGTACAAAGGTTACGGGCTTAACGAAAGGGAGATTATCTGGAAGATAACGGGAGAAGTTTACGGCGTTTTTGAAGGAGCCTTTTACTCCCCCGAAGGAAAACTAATCACGAGTGCAAGCAGGGAAAAGGTAAATCCTAATTTTCCAGAAAGAATAAGCCCTGAGGGAAGGAGCAAACTCCTTTACACCCCGTACCTTGAACCTTACGTTAGGGTACTTTACAAGGACGAAGAATTCGGAATTACGTTCGGTTACTACATCTTTTCTTTAGACCTTTCTGCTTTCTGGAACAGGCTCGTGAACAGGTACAAAGGTCTGGAGGCGTTTTTACTGGACGAAAACTCCAGACTTATAGCCTTTCCCGATACTAGATTTTACGACGGAAGGAAAATTCCCTTAAGGGAAGGGATTTACAGGTCGGATTTCTTGGGTACGGATGTTATCGGAACCTTTGCAAAGAGTAAGGGAGGTAAGTGGATCGTTTACGCAGAGGAGCCGTTAATTTACGTACTCTCCCCTCTGGAAAACTACAGAAAGGAAGTAATACTCGCCGGATTGTTTACCTCCTTTTCGGGAGGAATACTCTGTCTTATCATCATCATCAGGATATTTAAGCCCCTTGAAAATTTCAAAGATTATGTAGTTTCCTGGGCAAAAGAAAACTTGAGTGAAAACTTAAAACTAAAGGACGACGTTGAAATCTTCTTAAAAACTTTCAGGAGCCTGATTAAGAAAGTAGAGGAGGAAAAGAAGATATACGAAGCCTTCTTTAAAAACTCCTTTGACGGTGTAGTTTTGTTCGACACATCCCTGAAAGTTTCAAACGTGAACGAAAATTTCTGTGAAATATTTCAAGTGAAAAAAGACGAAGTCATAGGAAAGAGTATGGAGGACCTGATAGGTGAAAGATTGCCTTTGAAGAACACCTTTATAAGGGAGGTAGAACTGAAGTTAGGGAAAAAACACTACTGCAGTTTGAGGCAGGGTATACTCATCATAGAAGACGTGCCGTACGTAGTCTGGTGGCTAAAGGATTTATCAAAGGAAAAAGAATTAAGGGGAATGCTAGAGAGAACCTCTAAGCTCGCTGTTGCAGGTGAGATAGCCTGTTCCTTAGCCCACCAGCTAAACACTCCCCTTGCGTCGATTATGGGATATGCGGAACTCCTGAACCTCTCGGAAAAAGACCAGAGGACTAAGGAAAAACTGGATCTGATTATTAAGCAAGCTCACAGGTGTAAGGAGATTATAGGAAAGATGCTTTACTTGGGAAAGGTGGATTCCCGACCAGCGTACGTAAACTTAGAAGAATTAATCCTTGAAGTTCTGGAAATACTCGAACCTAAAGCGCGGAAAAAGGGCGTTAACGTAAGGTTCGAGAATGGAGACGCGGGAAAGATTTTCGGTTTTCCATGGCAGATTGAGCAGATATTGATTAACATTTTAGACAACGCAATAGACGCATTACCTGAGGGTGAAAGTATCTACATAAAGCTCAAAAAGGAAGAAGAATACGTGGTTCTGGAAGTAAAGGACAAAGGAAAGGGATTTGAAGACCCGGAAAAGGCTTTTGAGCCCTTTTACACTACAAAACAAAACGGAACGGGACTGGGACTTTCCATAGTAAAAACTTTTGTAGAAGGTATGAACGGAAAAATTGAAGTAAAAAACTGCAGCGGTGCTTTGGTTAAAGTGTATCTGCCGGAGGTAGCGGAAAGTGAACGTTTTGGTAATTGA
- a CDS encoding sigma-54-dependent transcriptional regulator: MNVLVIEDDKVFRGLLEEYLSMKGIKVESAERGKEAYKLLSEKHFNVVLLDLLLPDVNGLEILKWIKERSPETEVIVITGHGTIKTAVEAMKMGAYDFLTKPCMLEEIELTINKAIEHRKLRKENELLRREKDLKEEEYVFESPKMKEILEKIKKISCAECPVLITGESGVGKEVVARLIHKLSDRSKEPFVALNVASIPRDIFEAELFGYEKGAFTGAVSSKEGFFELADGGTLFLDEIGELSLEAQAKLLRVIESGKFYRLGGRKEIEVNVRILAATNRNIKELVKEGKFREDLYYRLGVIEIEIPPLRERKEDIIPLANHFLKKFSRKYAKEVEGFTKSAQELLLSYPWYGNVRELKNVIERAVLFSEGKFIDRGELSCLVNSKGIKNKHKSIKEIEKEEIIKVLKEVNFNKKLASEILGIPLRTLYRRLKEYGIE, translated from the coding sequence GTGAACGTTTTGGTAATTGAAGATGACAAGGTTTTCAGAGGTTTACTCGAGGAATACCTTTCCATGAAAGGTATAAAAGTTGAGAGTGCTGAGAGGGGAAAGGAAGCGTACAAACTCCTTTCGGAAAAACACTTCAACGTGGTACTCCTTGATCTCCTGCTTCCAGACGTGAACGGACTGGAAATACTCAAGTGGATTAAAGAAAGAAGCCCGGAAACGGAAGTAATCGTAATTACGGGACACGGAACTATAAAAACTGCGGTAGAAGCTATGAAAATGGGAGCGTACGACTTTTTAACAAAACCCTGCATGCTCGAAGAAATAGAACTCACTATAAATAAGGCGATAGAACACAGGAAATTGAGGAAAGAAAACGAATTACTGAGAAGGGAAAAGGACTTAAAGGAAGAGGAGTACGTATTCGAAAGCCCCAAAATGAAGGAGATTCTGGAAAAAATTAAGAAGATTTCCTGTGCGGAATGTCCCGTCCTTATCACGGGAGAAAGCGGAGTTGGAAAGGAGGTTGTGGCACGGCTTATACACAAATTGAGCGACAGATCTAAAGAGCCCTTTGTTGCATTAAATGTTGCTTCAATTCCCCGGGATATATTCGAAGCGGAACTCTTCGGGTACGAAAAGGGAGCCTTCACGGGAGCAGTATCTTCCAAGGAAGGTTTTTTTGAGCTTGCGGACGGAGGAACACTCTTTTTGGACGAGATAGGTGAGCTGAGTTTAGAGGCTCAGGCAAAACTGCTCAGGGTAATTGAGAGCGGAAAGTTTTACAGACTCGGCGGAAGGAAGGAAATTGAAGTAAACGTAAGGATTCTGGCCGCAACTAATAGAAACATTAAAGAACTTGTAAAGGAAGGAAAGTTCAGGGAAGACCTTTACTACAGACTCGGAGTTATCGAGATAGAAATACCACCTTTGAGGGAAAGGAAGGAAGACATAATCCCTCTCGCCAATCACTTTCTGAAAAAGTTTAGCAGGAAGTACGCAAAAGAAGTGGAGGGATTCACAAAAAGTGCCCAAGAACTTCTACTAAGTTATCCCTGGTACGGAAACGTGAGGGAACTCAAAAACGTAATTGAAAGGGCTGTACTCTTTTCCGAGGGAAAGTTTATAGACAGAGGGGAATTGTCCTGCTTGGTAAATTCAAAAGGGATAAAAAACAAACACAAAAGTATAAAGGAAATTGAAAAGGAAGAAATAATAAAAGTCTTGAAAGAGGTAAATTTCAATAAAAAACTTGCTTCCGAGATCCTTGGGATTCCCTTAAGAACTCTCTACAGGAGACTGAAGGAGTACGGAATAGAGTAA
- a CDS encoding DsrE family protein encodes MRRRDFLTLGAAFLLTAAVPSFSIERLSFKDLKKKAEIDVVYHADFPQEKRFKTMLRNITNHLSVYNFDPFKVHIVVVAHGAGAKFFLKDLKGTRWEKEPIDQKAIKAKLEELQQYGVEFYVCGITVKRLKLKDKLYDFVKIVPSGVGAVAHLQKIGYAYIKVQ; translated from the coding sequence ATGAGGAGAAGAGACTTTTTAACCTTAGGTGCAGCTTTTTTACTTACCGCTGCCGTACCATCATTTTCAATTGAAAGACTCTCTTTCAAAGATCTCAAGAAAAAAGCGGAGATCGACGTGGTTTACCACGCGGACTTTCCTCAGGAAAAGCGTTTCAAGACTATGCTGAGGAACATAACAAACCACCTTTCCGTCTACAACTTCGATCCCTTTAAGGTTCACATCGTCGTTGTTGCACACGGAGCTGGGGCAAAGTTCTTCCTGAAAGATCTTAAAGGTACAAGGTGGGAAAAGGAACCTATAGATCAGAAAGCTATAAAGGCTAAGCTTGAAGAGCTACAGCAGTACGGTGTAGAGTTCTACGTTTGCGGGATAACGGTAAAGAGGCTAAAACTAAAGGACAAGCTCTACGACTTCGTAAAGATAGTTCCCTCGGGTGTTGGTGCCGTTGCACATCTTCAAAAAATCGGTTACGCCTACATAAAGGTTCAGTAA
- a CDS encoding CusA/CzcA family heavy metal efflux RND transporter, translating into MERFTEILLRNRLPILFISIFLLFYGYYSLKKTPIDAIPDLSDVQVIIYSEWIGQIPQVIEDQLTYPLVTNMMGVPKVKTVRGYSFPNFSLVFVIFEDGTDLYWARSRVLEKLSSIRSQLPQDARIELGPDATGVGWVYKYVLVSKKRTLEELWALQNFYIKYALLSIPDVAEVASVGGFEKEYRILVKPEKLYQYGISLGELYRAIKRTNVETGGKYVEINEKEYLIRAVGYVKNREEIEKTVVAERDGVPIRLEDVAKVVEVPAFRMGVADFNGMGDTVAGIVVMRFGADAYKVIQRVKEKLEEVKKGLPEDVQVLTAYDRSTLIESAIENLKRKLIEESVVVLLIVGIFLFHVRSALVIIIFLVLSILTTFAVMNHLGITSNIMSLGGIAIAIGTMVDAAIVLVENIHRRLEEGEKLWDAIVHSAKDVGKPIFFALLIVTVSFVPLFALEGQAGRLFEPLVATKTLSMLIASIISVIVVPVLAYYFIRGRIPGEEKNPLVKLLIKVYDPVFHISIKLRYLLLILFIFMGVATFYLYEKLGREFMPPLNEGTLMYMPTTVPSVSRQEMLRILNIQDRILKEFPEVESVLGKAGRANTPTDPAPMSMIETFITLKPQEEWRKVKVERFYSDWEIPEFIKDILRKVFPEERPLTYAELIREMDKAISLPGLSNMWTMPIKGRIDMITTGIQTPLGIKVYGDDVNKLNEVAQEIEKLLKDVPGIMSVFGERSANALYVEIIPKREELDRYGLTVGDVNEAILTLFANKKISTVILGRERYSVTLGIPLDYRYELETLTIPMKDKFVPLSAVADVVVKESPSSIKSENGLLVSYVFVTPDPEVDMGTVIERAEKVLKENLKLPKGYYYEWSGQFEYWKKALENLKVIVPSVILLIILLVWFTFNKLFETFLVLITLPIATFGGVLLMYLLNYNISIASIAGFLALLGIAAEMGIVMVVYIQNALKESEIRSKKDAFEAIYKGAVKRIRPKFMTFGAILIGLLPIMLGHGTGSEVMSRIAAPMVGGILSTIVIVLIIVPALYAIYVDFRRGNI; encoded by the coding sequence ATGGAAAGGTTTACCGAAATACTCCTGAGAAACAGGCTTCCTATTCTCTTTATATCCATCTTTCTCCTGTTTTACGGGTATTATTCCCTTAAGAAGACCCCCATAGACGCAATACCTGATCTTTCAGACGTTCAGGTGATTATATACTCCGAGTGGATTGGGCAGATACCGCAAGTTATAGAGGACCAGCTCACCTATCCCCTCGTGACTAACATGATGGGAGTCCCCAAGGTAAAGACCGTGAGGGGATACTCCTTTCCGAACTTTTCCTTAGTTTTCGTGATATTTGAAGACGGAACGGATCTCTACTGGGCAAGGAGCAGAGTTCTGGAAAAGCTCTCTTCAATAAGAAGTCAATTGCCACAAGATGCGAGGATTGAACTTGGTCCGGACGCGACGGGTGTCGGATGGGTTTACAAGTACGTTTTAGTCTCCAAAAAGAGAACCTTAGAAGAACTCTGGGCACTCCAGAACTTCTATATCAAGTACGCACTCCTCTCTATTCCGGACGTTGCGGAAGTTGCGTCCGTAGGGGGTTTTGAAAAAGAGTACAGAATTCTCGTAAAGCCTGAAAAGCTCTACCAGTACGGAATATCTCTGGGAGAACTCTACAGGGCTATAAAGAGGACCAACGTTGAAACCGGCGGAAAGTACGTGGAGATAAACGAGAAGGAGTACCTTATAAGAGCAGTTGGATACGTAAAGAATAGGGAAGAAATAGAGAAAACGGTAGTAGCGGAAAGGGACGGAGTACCCATAAGGCTTGAAGATGTGGCAAAGGTCGTAGAGGTTCCCGCCTTCAGGATGGGAGTTGCGGACTTCAACGGTATGGGGGATACGGTTGCGGGAATAGTCGTTATGCGCTTCGGGGCGGACGCGTACAAAGTTATACAAAGGGTAAAAGAAAAACTGGAAGAAGTTAAGAAGGGGCTTCCGGAGGACGTGCAGGTTTTAACCGCTTACGACCGCTCAACGCTTATAGAAAGTGCAATAGAAAACCTGAAGAGGAAGCTCATAGAGGAGTCTGTAGTCGTCCTTCTGATAGTGGGGATATTCCTCTTTCACGTAAGGAGTGCGCTCGTAATCATAATATTCCTCGTACTTTCCATTCTCACCACCTTTGCCGTTATGAACCATCTCGGCATTACTTCGAACATAATGTCCCTCGGCGGTATAGCGATTGCGATTGGGACTATGGTTGATGCCGCGATTGTTCTCGTAGAAAACATACACAGGAGACTTGAAGAGGGGGAAAAACTCTGGGACGCCATCGTTCATTCCGCCAAAGACGTGGGGAAACCCATATTTTTCGCCCTTTTGATAGTTACCGTTTCCTTCGTTCCGCTTTTTGCTCTGGAAGGACAGGCTGGAAGGCTTTTTGAACCCCTCGTTGCAACAAAGACCCTCTCAATGCTCATCGCCTCCATAATATCGGTTATCGTTGTACCTGTATTAGCCTACTACTTTATAAGGGGACGCATCCCCGGAGAGGAGAAAAATCCCCTCGTTAAATTACTTATAAAGGTATACGACCCCGTGTTTCACATTTCCATAAAACTGAGGTACCTTCTCTTAATCCTCTTCATCTTTATGGGCGTTGCAACCTTTTACCTTTACGAGAAACTTGGCAGAGAATTCATGCCTCCCCTCAACGAAGGAACCCTTATGTACATGCCAACGACGGTGCCCAGCGTATCGAGACAGGAGATGCTCAGAATACTGAACATTCAGGACAGAATACTGAAGGAGTTTCCGGAAGTGGAGTCCGTTCTCGGAAAGGCGGGAAGGGCAAACACACCCACCGATCCCGCTCCCATGTCCATGATAGAGACTTTCATAACCCTGAAGCCTCAGGAAGAGTGGAGGAAGGTAAAAGTTGAGAGATTTTATTCCGACTGGGAAATCCCCGAATTTATAAAGGATATCCTGAGGAAAGTATTCCCTGAGGAAAGACCTTTAACTTATGCAGAGCTAATTAGGGAAATGGATAAGGCTATATCCCTGCCCGGGCTTTCCAACATGTGGACCATGCCCATAAAGGGAAGGATAGATATGATTACCACGGGCATACAGACACCGCTCGGTATAAAAGTTTACGGAGATGATGTGAATAAGTTAAACGAAGTAGCTCAGGAAATAGAAAAACTACTGAAGGACGTTCCTGGGATTATGAGCGTTTTCGGAGAGCGTTCCGCAAACGCCCTGTACGTTGAGATAATTCCGAAGAGGGAAGAATTAGATAGGTACGGTCTTACAGTGGGAGACGTGAACGAAGCCATTTTAACACTCTTTGCAAATAAGAAAATCAGTACTGTGATCTTGGGAAGGGAAAGGTACTCAGTAACCTTAGGTATTCCTCTGGACTACAGGTACGAGTTGGAAACGCTTACGATTCCTATGAAGGATAAATTCGTTCCCCTTTCCGCAGTGGCGGACGTGGTCGTAAAGGAAAGTCCTTCCAGTATAAAGTCTGAAAACGGTCTTCTCGTTAGCTACGTCTTCGTAACACCCGACCCGGAAGTGGATATGGGAACCGTAATTGAAAGGGCTGAAAAGGTTCTTAAAGAGAATTTAAAACTTCCAAAAGGTTACTACTACGAGTGGAGCGGTCAGTTCGAGTACTGGAAAAAAGCTCTGGAAAACCTGAAAGTCATAGTCCCTTCTGTAATACTCCTGATAATCCTTCTCGTGTGGTTTACCTTCAACAAACTCTTTGAGACTTTCCTCGTTCTCATAACCCTTCCGATAGCCACTTTCGGCGGAGTCCTGCTCATGTACCTTCTCAACTACAACATCTCAATAGCCTCGATAGCTGGATTTTTGGCACTCCTCGGAATAGCGGCAGAAATGGGAATAGTTATGGTGGTTTACATACAAAACGCCCTGAAAGAGAGCGAAATAAGGAGTAAAAAAGATGCCTTTGAAGCTATATACAAGGGAGCTGTCAAGAGGATAAGACCCAAGTTTATGACTTTCGGGGCTATTCTCATAGGTCTCCTTCCCATAATGCTTGGACACGGCACGGGAAGCGAGGTTATGTCCAGAATTGCTGCACCTATGGTAGGAGGTATACTCTCGACAATAGTAATAGTGCTTATAATAGTGCCCGCACTATACGCCATTTACGTAGATTTTAGAAGGGGCAATATTTAA
- a CDS encoding heavy metal translocating P-type ATPase: MHEHHDKHKHELKRKSEKHEHAHHAEIIKRKALITTILTVPVVVLSPSIQELIGIKVSFPYSNWVILLLSTAVFIYGGTFFLKGMLEELKKKNPGMMTLVGLAISVAYIYSVYTFFFGGKEFFWELTTLIVVMLWGHYVEMKSVLGAGRALEELVKLIPSKAHLVTQKGLIDVPVEKLKKGDLVLVRPGEKIPTDGTVVEGNTHVDESMLTGESRPVPKKPGDKVIGGSVNLEGSIKVRVEKTGEETYLKQVIKLVKEAQESKTKLQSLADRAAFYLTVIAVSLGSISLLFWWYYLGDLNFAVERAVTVMVTACPHALGLAIPLVVSISTSYSARNGILVRNRLALEKAKDIDVVVFDKTGTLTEGKLGVTEVITKDIEEGEFLKFVASVENHSEHVIARAIVSYAKEKEEVKNFKAFPGKGVCGEVSGRNVCVGTLEFLKEINVKLDEELVERARSLQSEGKTVVFASMDGKLAGIIALADRIKEESYEAVRSLKELGKKVVMITGDSEEVAKYVAKELEMDEYFARVLPHEKAQKIKELQDRGYSVAMVGDGVNDAPALIQADVGIAIGSGTDIAIESADVILVKSDPRDVVKVIKLSQVTVSKMLQNLFWAVGYNVITLPLATGLGYPWGFVLKPAVGAIFMSASTVIVALNSMLMKKELR; this comes from the coding sequence ATGCACGAACATCACGATAAACACAAACACGAATTAAAAAGAAAAAGTGAAAAACATGAACATGCACATCACGCGGAAATTATTAAGAGAAAGGCTTTAATAACCACGATTTTAACCGTTCCCGTAGTTGTCCTTTCTCCCAGTATACAGGAATTGATTGGAATAAAAGTATCCTTCCCTTACTCTAACTGGGTAATTCTACTACTTTCCACAGCGGTGTTTATATACGGCGGTACTTTCTTCCTGAAAGGAATGTTAGAAGAATTAAAAAAGAAAAATCCGGGAATGATGACCCTTGTGGGTCTTGCGATAAGTGTGGCTTACATCTACAGCGTTTACACTTTCTTTTTCGGAGGAAAGGAGTTTTTCTGGGAACTTACGACCCTGATCGTGGTAATGCTCTGGGGTCACTACGTGGAAATGAAGTCAGTACTCGGAGCGGGGAGGGCTTTAGAAGAACTTGTAAAGCTAATCCCCTCAAAGGCACATCTCGTTACACAAAAGGGCTTGATTGACGTTCCCGTGGAGAAATTAAAAAAGGGAGATTTAGTTCTTGTCAGACCTGGTGAAAAGATACCGACGGACGGAACCGTAGTGGAAGGGAATACGCACGTGGACGAATCCATGTTAACTGGAGAGTCAAGACCCGTACCCAAAAAGCCAGGGGATAAAGTAATAGGTGGTTCCGTAAACTTGGAAGGTTCCATTAAAGTTCGCGTAGAGAAGACCGGAGAGGAAACTTACTTAAAACAGGTGATAAAGCTCGTTAAAGAGGCTCAGGAATCAAAGACGAAACTCCAGAGCCTTGCGGATCGTGCAGCCTTTTACCTTACCGTTATAGCCGTAAGTCTGGGCTCCATTTCACTCCTCTTCTGGTGGTATTACCTGGGAGATTTAAACTTTGCCGTTGAGAGGGCTGTAACGGTCATGGTAACCGCATGCCCCCACGCTCTGGGACTCGCCATACCTTTGGTCGTATCCATATCCACTTCCTATTCAGCGAGAAACGGAATACTCGTGAGAAACAGGCTTGCCTTGGAAAAGGCGAAAGACATTGACGTGGTAGTTTTTGACAAAACAGGTACCCTGACAGAAGGTAAGTTAGGTGTTACGGAAGTAATTACGAAGGATATTGAAGAAGGAGAATTTTTAAAATTCGTTGCGAGTGTTGAGAACCATTCGGAACACGTAATAGCGAGAGCTATAGTCTCTTACGCAAAGGAAAAAGAAGAAGTAAAAAACTTCAAAGCTTTTCCCGGAAAAGGTGTGTGCGGAGAAGTGTCGGGCAGAAACGTTTGCGTGGGAACGCTTGAGTTTTTAAAGGAAATTAACGTAAAGCTCGATGAGGAACTCGTAGAAAGGGCAAGGAGTTTGCAGTCGGAAGGTAAAACCGTGGTTTTCGCCTCAATGGACGGGAAACTAGCAGGGATAATAGCCTTGGCAGACAGGATAAAAGAGGAATCTTACGAAGCGGTAAGAAGTTTAAAGGAACTCGGTAAGAAGGTAGTCATGATAACAGGTGATTCCGAAGAGGTTGCAAAGTACGTGGCAAAAGAGCTGGAAATGGACGAGTATTTTGCTAGGGTTCTTCCCCACGAAAAGGCTCAAAAGATTAAGGAGCTTCAGGATAGGGGTTACAGCGTGGCTATGGTTGGAGACGGTGTGAACGACGCTCCCGCTTTAATTCAGGCGGACGTGGGTATAGCAATAGGTTCGGGAACGGATATAGCCATAGAGAGTGCGGACGTAATTCTCGTAAAGAGCGATCCGAGAGACGTGGTGAAGGTAATAAAGCTTTCTCAAGTAACCGTGAGCAAGATGCTCCAGAACCTCTTTTGGGCTGTCGGCTACAACGTAATTACTTTGCCCCTCGCCACGGGACTCGGTTATCCGTGGGGATTTGTTCTCAAACCTGCGGTTGGAGCGATATTCATGAGTGCAAGCACCGTAATCGTAGCCCTGAACTCTATGCTTATGAAAAAAGAACTGAGGTGA
- a CDS encoding DUF411 domain-containing protein, with protein sequence MLRVLSLLLLFSFGFSFELTAFYNPNCGCCHKYFQILESKGFKVKRVALKPREVLRKKDELGVPIDKRSCHTMVINGKFVEGHVPAEGIRELLKSEKARGVYSPHGVLSGWGKEEQVYELIE encoded by the coding sequence ATGTTGAGAGTTTTAAGTCTTTTACTTCTCTTCTCTTTTGGCTTTTCATTTGAACTCACGGCCTTTTACAATCCAAACTGCGGTTGTTGTCACAAATACTTCCAGATACTCGAGAGTAAAGGTTTCAAAGTAAAGAGAGTTGCCCTAAAACCGAGGGAGGTTTTGAGAAAGAAGGATGAACTTGGGGTTCCCATAGACAAACGTTCGTGTCACACGATGGTGATAAACGGAAAGTTTGTGGAGGGACACGTGCCCGCAGAGGGCATAAGGGAACTTTTGAAGAGTGAAAAAGCGAGAGGTGTTTACTCCCCGCACGGTGTTCTCAGCGGGTGGGGAAAGGAAGAGCAAGTTTACGAACTGATTGAATAA
- a CDS encoding multicopper oxidase family protein — protein MDRRKFIKTSLFSALGFSVGGLSLLSCGGGGTTGSSSGQGSGTLSKQSLNIPGYFLFPDGQRVSITAKWTTLEVIPGKSTDMLVYEIDNEYNPVIFLRKGQTFSADFVNNSGEDSIIHWHGFRAPWKSDGHPYYAVKDGETYSYPDFTIIDRSGTYFYHPHPHGRTGYQVYYGLAGMIIIEDEDEDNLKQALDLEYGVIDIPLIIQDKTFDSSGQLVYNPMGHMGFWGDTILVNLTPNPYMDVERKIYRFRILNGSNARPYRLALLRGNQRMRFWVIGVEGGLLDTPKEVNEILVAPGERIDILVDFRDASVNDVIKLYNFPHNLIGMGMIGMRMGMGMERGMGMGNGMNMDMGMADNSEFEVMEFRVTKDSAYDKSIPQRLSEVTPINTDGAQVQRITLGMRRMVFTINGETWEDGYANPQDINNPKVLFEQNNGDVVIIEYVNNTGMYHPMHIHGFQFQVLERSLGPLRATDLGWKDTVIVAPMETVRIAVDMSHPYNEHQIYLLHCHILEHHDEGMMVNYRVNA, from the coding sequence ATGGACAGGCGTAAATTTATAAAAACTTCTCTCTTTTCCGCCCTTGGCTTTTCGGTTGGGGGACTTTCCCTCCTTTCCTGCGGAGGGGGTGGTACAACCGGAAGTTCCTCGGGTCAGGGCAGCGGAACTTTGAGTAAACAATCCCTCAATATCCCCGGATACTTCCTTTTTCCCGATGGACAGCGAGTAAGTATAACCGCAAAGTGGACAACCCTTGAGGTAATCCCCGGAAAGTCGACGGATATGCTCGTTTACGAGATTGATAATGAGTACAACCCCGTCATATTTCTCAGAAAGGGGCAAACTTTCAGTGCTGACTTTGTGAATAACTCCGGAGAAGACTCAATAATACACTGGCACGGCTTTAGAGCTCCCTGGAAGTCCGACGGACATCCCTATTACGCCGTAAAAGACGGAGAAACTTACTCCTACCCCGACTTTACGATTATAGACCGCTCCGGGACTTACTTTTACCACCCCCACCCCCACGGAAGGACGGGTTATCAGGTTTACTACGGTCTTGCGGGAATGATAATAATCGAGGACGAGGATGAGGATAACTTAAAACAGGCTCTCGATCTCGAATACGGAGTTATAGACATTCCGCTCATAATTCAGGACAAGACCTTTGACTCCAGTGGACAGCTCGTTTACAACCCGATGGGACACATGGGCTTCTGGGGAGACACTATTCTCGTGAACTTAACGCCAAACCCTTATATGGACGTAGAGAGAAAGATTTACAGGTTCAGAATTTTGAACGGTTCTAATGCACGGCCCTACAGGCTTGCACTCCTCAGAGGAAACCAAAGGATGAGGTTCTGGGTAATCGGCGTGGAGGGAGGACTGCTGGACACTCCGAAGGAGGTTAATGAAATCTTAGTAGCTCCGGGAGAGAGAATAGACATCCTCGTAGATTTCAGGGACGCAAGCGTAAATGACGTAATAAAGCTTTACAACTTCCCTCACAACTTAATAGGAATGGGAATGATTGGAATGAGAATGGGAATGGGAATGGAAAGAGGTATGGGTATGGGAAATGGAATGAATATGGATATGGGTATGGCAGATAACTCAGAGTTTGAAGTTATGGAGTTCAGGGTTACAAAGGATTCTGCTTACGACAAAAGTATTCCTCAACGTCTTTCAGAAGTAACACCTATAAATACAGACGGTGCACAAGTTCAAAGGATAACTCTAGGCATGAGGAGAATGGTTTTCACGATTAACGGAGAAACGTGGGAAGACGGCTACGCAAATCCGCAGGACATAAACAATCCGAAGGTTCTCTTTGAACAGAACAACGGCGACGTGGTGATTATAGAGTACGTAAACAACACGGGTATGTACCACCCCATGCACATACACGGCTTTCAGTTTCAAGTTCTAGAAAGGAGCTTGGGACCTTTGAGGGCTACGGACCTCGGCTGGAAGGATACGGTAATAGTAGCTCCCATGGAAACGGTAAGAATAGCGGTGGACATGAGCCATCCCTATAACGAGCACCAGATATACCTTCTTCACTGCCACATTCTCGAACACCACGACGAGGGGATGATGGTCAATTACAGGGTAAACGCCTGA